A single genomic interval of Bacteroidales bacterium harbors:
- a CDS encoding MiaB/RimO family radical SAM methylthiotransferase — protein sequence MRFYIYTLGCKVNYSESAEISKILEKSGWHQVPNPQDANLIIIHSCAVTAQAEKKTRQAYSRFKKLNPLAQFAILGCAINLNKNDYINLLEKNDLLLNNEEKFHIVSFLTNQENINHLPFKISYNLEDRVRSFLKIQDGCDYYCSYCAIPYARGKSRNASISEVLSVIEHILKSGIKEIVLTGINIASFKTDDGKDYYDLLKAIHQQFSHEKIRIRIGNPEPNLLRREIIELVAESPLFMPHFHIPLQSGSNLILEKMNRKYTSQEYANLILTIKSYIPDACIAADVITGFPSETKALFNETYSFISDLPISYLHVFSYSDRPQARSFSYPMKLTPSEIQSRTNELIKLSDSKWQEFLNSQKGKIRPVLIEKCKGKFCEGYTDNYIYCQIEGKFMHNTITNVLLDEIDSESLNMIGKSIAHD from the coding sequence ATGAGGTTTTACATTTACACATTAGGTTGTAAAGTAAACTATTCAGAATCTGCTGAAATAAGCAAAATACTTGAGAAGTCTGGCTGGCATCAGGTGCCCAACCCTCAAGATGCAAATCTCATCATTATTCACAGCTGTGCCGTTACGGCACAGGCTGAGAAAAAAACTAGACAGGCTTATTCACGCTTTAAAAAGTTAAACCCTTTGGCTCAATTTGCCATCCTCGGATGTGCTATTAATTTAAATAAAAACGACTACATCAATCTTTTAGAAAAAAATGATTTATTGCTGAACAATGAAGAAAAATTTCATATCGTTTCTTTCCTAACTAATCAAGAAAATATTAACCACCTACCGTTTAAAATCTCTTATAATCTAGAAGACAGGGTACGTTCATTTCTAAAAATCCAAGATGGCTGTGATTACTATTGCAGCTATTGTGCTATCCCTTATGCTCGTGGAAAGTCTCGAAATGCATCCATTTCGGAAGTCCTATCTGTTATCGAACACATCCTTAAAAGTGGAATAAAAGAAATTGTCCTTACGGGAATCAATATAGCATCTTTCAAAACTGATGATGGAAAAGATTATTACGACCTTTTAAAAGCAATTCATCAACAATTTAGTCACGAAAAAATAAGAATAAGAATTGGTAATCCAGAACCTAACCTTTTGAGACGAGAAATCATAGAATTAGTAGCTGAATCCCCCCTCTTCATGCCACATTTCCACATTCCACTGCAAAGCGGAAGTAATTTGATCTTAGAAAAAATGAATAGGAAATACACTTCACAGGAGTACGCCAACTTAATCCTAACCATTAAGTCTTATATTCCAGATGCTTGTATCGCAGCTGACGTCATCACAGGATTCCCAAGCGAAACAAAAGCTCTTTTTAATGAAACCTATTCCTTCATAAGCGACTTGCCCATTTCTTATCTTCATGTTTTTAGTTACAGTGATCGACCTCAAGCTCGTTCTTTTTCTTATCCCATGAAACTAACTCCATCCGAAATTCAATCTAGAACTAACGAATTAATTAAACTCAGTGATTCCAAGTGGCAAGAATTTTTGAATTCACAAAAAGGAAAAATACGACCCGTTCTTATCGAAAAATGCAAGGGTAAATTTTGTGAAGGATATACGGACAATTATATATATTGCCAAATAGAAGGGAAATTCATGCATAATACCATTACGAATGTTTTACTTGATGAAATTGATAGTGAGTCACTAAACATGATAGGAAAATCCATTGCCCATGATTGA